A DNA window from Lates calcarifer isolate ASB-BC8 unplaced genomic scaffold, TLL_Latcal_v3 _unitig_323_quiver_1651, whole genome shotgun sequence contains the following coding sequences:
- the LOC108894377 gene encoding phosphatidylinositol 4-phosphate 5-kinase type-1 gamma produces MSSISLKEKVIHKVKADKANEIYSNYYCLLVMKSFPQHPFKAQQPVYETFNDLLFSPSLLGLLQNLNQNPRTLLPKFFGLYCVQSGGKNIRVVVMNNVLPRVVRMHLKYDLKGSTYKRRASKKEREKARPTFKDLDFMQDLQDGLMLDQDTYNALVKTLQRDCLVLESFKIMDYSLLLGVHNMDQAERERQMEGSQGGSDEKRPVAQQKALYSTAMESIQGGAACGGSIDTDDTMGGIPAVNGKGERLLLYIGIIDILQSYRLIKKLEHTWKALVHDGDTVSVHRPGFYADRFFKFMSSTVFKKSSSLKSSPSKKGRVSLMVPKCAGPGAAWSASQLPSERDENIYDLRGARSFPTLEDEGRPDLLPCTPPSFEEATTASIATTLSSTTSLSIPERSPSDTAEHPRYRRHTQSLSHDGRTQEELRVREEDQQTITVEVELKRHDSEPTISVPQPSPETREVQEVASAEAPDAAAAAPSSCSSIPEAAASSAAQVAPSSPGAAEEAPSSPKLVMVEADRASQVSGSGCTSQASVDDDDDVPITDIYFPPEDRTWVYSPLHYGSESKALPDGDWERET; encoded by the exons ATGAGTTCTATATCTCTGAAGGAGAAGGTGATTCACAAGGTTAAAGCTGACAAGGCAAATGAGATCTACAGTAACTACTACTGCTTACTTGTTATGAAA TCCTTTCCTCAACATCCTTTCAAAGCACAGCAACCAGTTTATGAGACCTTCAAtgatcttttgttttctccctctcttcttggACTCCTCCAGAACTTGAATCAGAACCCTCGCACTTTGCTGCCCAAGTTTTTTGGCCTCTACTGTGTCCAGTCAGGCGGGAAAAACATCCGCGTGGTGGTGATGAACAACGTCCTTCCACGCGTAGTTCGCATGCACCTCAAGTATGACCTGAAGGGCTCCACCTACAAGAGGCGAGCGTCcaagaaggagagggagaaggccAGGCCCACTTTCAAAGACCTGGACTTCATGCAAGACTTGCAGGATGGACTGATGCTGGACCAGGACACTTACAACGCGTTAGTCAAGACCCTACAGAGAGACTGCCTG GTGTTGGAAAGCTTTAAGATTATGGACTACAGCCTGCTGCTCGGGGTTCACAACATGGaccaggcagagagggagaggcagatgGAGGGCTCCCAGGGCGGCAGCGATGAGAAGAGGCCCGTGGCCCAGCAGAAGGCCCTGTACTCCACAGCCATGGAGTCCATCCAGGGAGGAGCAGCCTGCGGAGGGTCCATCGACACTGATGACAC GATGGGCGGTATCCCAGCTGTCAatggaaagggagagagacttCTTCTCTACATTGGAATCATCGACATCCTGCAGTCCTACAG GCTAATCAAGAAACTGGAGCACACGTGGAAGGCTTTGGTTCATGATGGG gaCACTGTATCAGTCCACCGGCCCGGCTTCTATGCCGATAGGTTCTTCAAGTTCATGAGCAGCACGGTTTTCAAGAAGAGTTCCT ctctgaagtcatCTCCATCCAAGAAGGGTCGTGTATCGTTGATGGTGCCTAAGTGCGCTGGTCCTGGCGCAGCCTGGTCAGCCAGCCAGCTGCCCTCTGAGAGGGACGAGAACATCTACGACCTGAGAGGAGCTCGCAGCTTCCCAACACTGGAGGATGAGG gGCGACCAGATCTTCTTCCATGTACTCCTCCATCATTTGAAGAAGCCACCACAGCATCAATCGCCACAACTCTGTCTTCTACTACTTCTCTGTCTATCCCTGAGAGATCCCCATCTGACACAGCAGAGCACCCCCGCTACAG GAGGCACACCCAGTCTCTCAGCCACGACGGGAG aaCCCAGGAGGAGCTGCGTGTGCGTGAGGAGGATCAGCAGACCATCACAGTGGAGGTGGAGTTGAAGAGACATGACAGTGAACCCACCATCTCTGTTCCCCAGCCTTCACCTGAAACCAG GGAGGTTCAGGAAGTAGCCAGTGCCGAGGCTCCTGATGCCGCTGCCGCAGCACCCTCCAGCTGTTCGTCAATACCTGAAGCAGCCGCATCCTCTGCTGCCCAAGTTGCTCCCTCCTCTCCCGGGGCAGCCGAGGAAGCCCCATCCAGTCCCAAGTTGGTGATGGTGGAGGCGGACAGGGCCAGTCAGGTGTCAGGTTCAGGCTGCACCAGCCAGGCTTCAGTTGATGACGACGATGACGTGCCAATCACAGATATCTACTTT CCTCCAGAGGACAGGACCTGGGTGTACTCTCCGCTACACTATGGCTCAGAGTCTAAGGCCCTGCCAGATGGGGATTGGGAAAGAGAGACA TAA